In one Culex quinquefasciatus strain JHB chromosome 2, VPISU_Cqui_1.0_pri_paternal, whole genome shotgun sequence genomic region, the following are encoded:
- the LOC6031481 gene encoding uncharacterized protein LOC6031481, translated as MTSSKVKKELVDFKFNVNSSDGFRYQRLLAIHLAQKAFFKNRIFKLAFEMTAAEKFDDVVFYLKDSDEWLFIQVKHCQNNENVTAAMLDKTDDGDFSLLKYLESYCKIQDFMNPYEGRKKRFVIFTTRGVSKTLIGSCENVPVDTILDFWKDSSHNQLIPNSKKIISLSETTSTKFKELFNAIDSVVSNGRLSEIILDYRTPLRRFFRLAGEEVTLIDTLFEEDSNRKTRKLFDLLKHKFKGGSKIAKTHMDKIFAGESRQKYLPPVADQETVKQFFNDLILSVSQPKIDDLLTIIDEGMLVWMKGWIPPDDLGTLTQNQIELPRQKIENLFECWYKEPEATNGGHKKLITEQDTQKWMKSIENELNETIDQKHKRSCASLKVIENYYIERRISCSSKGNKSNKQIFNQIVFDEISETKFIEQLFTKFQHQQCFILIAEPGMGKSALWQNMAYYAQRKYTNKFVFLLYLNNFRDELATLKTIDDVLKVFGSYVSTANHKYLKNEDTEVILFLDAFDELLPENMDVFTSAMNILLEKKKLKLFVSGRQRVQENLEKSLSVEALSVLPLSDEDQQNFLIRFWISHGVLSDNIEEISKLFLTKFNKGILSKQFEFLGKPLLIRMLADIYLDSIKDIISTDCGMETVFDDHLTIVDIYDTFINKSLRETYTKINNIPFESTIPRTGTHSVKNWRHSYQLIALEDQVPKKLLDLIVDEDFKTEVTEIRQEIINHKDETLIIEVVNNCARFTHLSYSEYLVARYIFEYIGKTEKSKCWNKINTYLKRAEVVRIFIFEMINSENFEKSKPTKEGMQRLEFVRMIGKRGAFWACEGNCCNLLKYLQTFYDYNTIRDPDRDSNPSMIHRAIYCKAYQALQLLLDVPCDPNIMDAFEHPPLFSTIDNLNIMKLLASYGAKFEQNTNHMLLCAVNYGSFDTVQYLIEKNFQVNMPSSYDGKTPLHLAAERNRFDVFKLLVSNGACLESIDKYTNTILHVAAKSGSKEMIQFIIANSKQNIDTQNDFGQTPLHIAAEAQRDEIIKLLVLKQADIKLNNCYGNNTLHYIASYGSSELFEYLIQRGAELNSTNNKDETPFYIASKRNDLDLLKVLVDKGANIVDSGCVTLRNAAKFGFTKIVEYLIELSVDINSKNRLNETPLNYAVYGKQEETIKLLIRKNAQFEKVGFTGDTILHCVVPFGTRELIEFIIDNGIDIDIQNKYGQTPLHLAAFQGSKEVVSLFISKGANIHSVDKQGNNVLHYAAKEGSLDLIEYLFEKNVDFDLPNSEGKTPLYYAIFRYEGIREESIKFLINAGASTETVYNINNTILHRVVRQGSTEFIGYLLGKGLKINERNKFGETPLHKAVVRNDINLLSYLIDAGANVHELDYQNNSILHFAARYASTLILAYFIQLGVDVNSQNLDGETPLYRAIEIKDAENVTFLLNKGADVHLSAMHDTILHYAILKGTKEMIKQIIDKGVDKNILDSDNKTPLDLAKQHKRKHIWKILVSIDANTNSEDCCYSDSTFDSDCDFDFDSDLDSNHSFDYVSSQCDSFAGDVGSDSDIVEQTCSTETDTLRRNFREYPRKNIRYPRSST; from the exons ATGACATCCTCAAAGGTTAAAAAAGAGCTGGTAGATTTCAAGTTCAACGTCAACAGCAGCGATGGCTTCCGATATCAGCGACTGTTGGCAATACATCTCGCGCAGAAagcctttttcaaaaatagaatCTTCAAATTAGCGTTTGAAATGACCGCTGCCGAGAAATTTGATGATGTGGTTTTTTATCTCAAGGACTCTGACGAATGGCTATTTATTCAGGTAAAACATTGccaaaataacgaaaatgtGACCGCTGCTATGCTCGACAAAACTGATGATGGTGATTTTTCATTGTTAAAGTATTTGGAATCGTATTGTAAGATTCAGGATTTCATGAACCCATATGAAGGAAGGAAAAAGAGATTCGTTATTTTTACCACAAGAGGAGTTAGTAAAACGTTGATCGGTAGTTGTGAAAACGTACCTGTAGatacaattttagatttttggaagGATAGCTCACATAATCAATTGATAccgaattcgaaaaaaataatttcattgtcTGAAACTACCAGTACAAAATTTAAAGAACTGTTTAATGCAATTGACAGTGTAGTTTCAAATGGAAGACTAAGCGAAATTATTCTTGATTATAGAACACCTTTAAGAAGATTTTTTAGATTAGCTGGTGAGGAAGTCACTCTTATTGATACATTATTTGAAGAGGATAGCAATCGTAAAACTAGAAAGCTGTTTGATCTACTAAAGCATAAATTTAAAGGGGGGTCAAAGATTGCTAAAACACACATGGATAAAATTTTTGCCGGCGAATCTCGACAAAAATACTTGCCGCCAGTTGCGGATCAGGAAACCGTAAAGCAGTTTTTCAATGATCTAATATTGTCAGTTTCACAACCCAAAATTGATGATTTGCTGACCATAATTGATGAGGGAATGCTAGTGTGGATGAAAGGTTGGATACCACCTGATGATTTGGGTACGTTAACACAAAATCAGATAGAGCTTCccagacagaaaattgaaaatctgttTGAATGTTGGTATAAAGAACCAGAGGCAACGAATGGTGGACATAAAAAGCTCATTACGGAACAGGATACTCAGAAATGGATGAAATCAATCGAAAATGAACTAAATGAAACAATTGATCAAAAACACAAACGGTCTTGTGCTAGTttgaaagtgattgaaaattattatatCGAACGAAGAATTTCATGCTCCTCAAAAGGTAATAAGTCCAATAAGCAAATATTTAACCAAATTGTATTTGACGAAATAAGTGAAACCAAATTTATTGAACAACTCTTTACCAAGTTTCAGCATCAACAATGTTTCATTTTGATTGCCGAGCCTGGTATGGGGAAAAGTGCTCTCTGGCAAAATATGGCATACTATGCTCAAAGGAAGTACACgaataagtttgtttttttactttatttaaataactttcGAGATGAGCTCGCCACGTTAAAAACAATTGATGATGTCCTTAAGGTTTTCGGGAGTTATGTTTCAACTGCCAatcacaaatatttgaaaaatgaagatacagaagttattttgtttttggatGCATTTGATGAACTGTTACCTGAAAACATGGATGTTTTCACATCTGCCATGAATATTTTGCTAGAAAAGAAGAAATTGAAGCTGTTTGTGAGTGGTAGACAAAGGGTAcaggaaaatttggaaaaaagtttaagtgttgAAGCTTTGTCGGTTCTGCCATTAAGTGATGAGGACCAGCAAAATTTTCTTATCAGGTTTTGGATTTCACATGGAGTTTTATCTGATAATAttgaagaaatttcaaaactatttttaacaaagttTAACAAAGGAATTTTAAGCAAACAGTTTGAATTTCTTGGCAAGCCGCTTTTGATAAGAATGCTGGCTGATATTTATTTAGATTCTATTAAAGATATAATATCTACTGATTGTGGCATGGAAACCGTATTTGATGATCACCTAACGATTGTTGATATTTATGACACGTTCATAAACAAAAGTTTACGGGAGACTTATACTAAAATTAATAACATTCCTTTTGAATCGACAATTCCAAGAACAGGTACACATAGTGTGAAAAACTGGAGACATTCTTATCAGTTGATTGCGTTAGAAGATCAGGTTCCTAAAAAGCTACTAGATCTTATTGTTGATGAAGATTTTAAAACGGAAGTGACTGAAATTCGCCAAGAAATTATTAATCATAAAGATGAAACTCTTATCATTGAAGTTGTTAATAATTGCGCTAGATTTACTCATTTATCGTACAGCGAGTATTTAGTTGCTAGATACATTTTCGAATACATTGGCAAAAcggaaaaatcaaaatgttggaACAAAATAAATACGTATCTCAAGCGAGCCGAGGTTGttcgcatttttatttttgaaatgataaattcagaaaactttgaaaaatcaaaacctACCAAAGAAGGTATGCAGCGATTAGAGTTTGTTCGAATGATTGGCAAGCGAGGAGCTTTTTGGGCATGTGAAGGAAATTGTTGTAATTTATTGAAGTATCTACAAACATTTTACGACTACAACACCATTCGTGACCCTGATCGTGATAGTAACCCATCAATGATCCACAGGGCAATTTATTGCAAAGCATACCAGGCTTTACAACTTTTGCTGGATGTTCCATGTGATCCAAATATAATGGATGCTTTTGAGCACCCTCCTTTGTTTAGTACGATCGACAATTTAAACATCATGAAGCTACTCGCTAGTTACGgagcaaaatttgaacaaaacacAAATCATATGTTGCTCTGTGCTGTTAATTACGGTTCTTTTGATACAGTGCAATACCTTATTGAAAAGAACTTTCAGGTAAACATGCCATCTAGTTACGATGGTAAAACTCCTCTTCATTTGGCAGCTGAACGGAATAGGTTTGATGTCTTCAAACTTTTGGTCTCCAATGGTGCTTGCCTAGAATCCATAGATAAATATACAAACACAATTTTACATGTTGCTGCCAAAAGTGGAAGTAAGGAAATGATTCAGTTCATCATTGcgaattcgaagcaaaatatCGACACTCAAAATGACTTTGGGCAAACTCCTCTTCATATCGCAGCAGAAGCACAAAGAGACGAAATAATTAAACTTCTTGTTTTAAAACAAGCGGATATCAAACTAAACAATTGTTATGGAAATAATACCTTACATTACATTGCAAGCTACGGATCAAGTGAATTATTTGAGTATCTTATTCAAAGAGGTGCTGAACTAAATAGCACGAATAATAAAGATGAGACTCCTTTTTATATTGCATCAAAGAGAAATGACCTAGACCTTTTAAAAGTTCTGGTAGACAAAGGGGCAAACATTGTCGATTCAGGATGCGTAACCCTAAGAAACGCTGCCAAGTTTGGATTTACTAAAATTGTAGAATATTTGATAGAGCTAAGTGTTGATATAAACAGCAAGAACAGATTGAATGAAACTCCTCTAAATTATGCAGTTTATGGAAAGCAAGAAGAAACGATAAAGCTTCTTATCAGAAAAAATGCTCAATTTGAGAAAGTTGGATTTACGGGCGATACAATTTTACATTGTGTGGTTCCATTTGGGACAAGGGAACTGATTGAATTTATAATCGACAACGGCATTGATATTGACATCCAAAATAAATATGGCCAAACTCCTCTTCATTTGGCTGCCTTTCAGGGTAGTAAAGAGGTCGTTTCACTCTTTATTTCAAAGGGAGCAAACATACATTCAGTTGACAAACAGGGTAATAATGTTTTGCACTATGCTGCAAAAGAGGGATCACTTGATCTTatcgaatatttatttgagaaaaatgtgGACTTTGACCTCCCAAACTCTGAGGGAAAGACTCCCCTTTATTACGCAATATTCCGCTATGAAGGTATTCGAGAAGAATCCATAAAATTCCTAATTAATGCAGGAGCAAGTACTGAAACGGTTTATAATATCAATAATACTATTTTACATCGTGTCGTTCGACAAGGTTCAACTGAATTTATTGGTTATCTGCTTGGTAAAGGTTTGAAAATAAACGAAAGAAACAAATTTGGAGAGACTCCTCTTCATAAAGCAGTGGTTAGAAATGATATAAATTTACTTAGTTATCTGATTGATGCAGGAGCTAATGTTCATGAACTAGATTACCAAAATAATAGTATTTTACATTTTGCTGCCCGATATGCATCAACACTTATACTTGCATATTTTATCCAGCTAGGTGTTGACGTGAACAGTCAGAATTTGGATGGAGAAACGCCTCTTTATAGAGCAATAGAAATAAAAGATGCAGAAAATGTGACATTCTTGCTTAACAAAGGAGCAGACGTTCATTTAAGTGCTATGCATgatacaattttacattatgCAATCTTGAAGGGGACAAAGGAAATGATCaaacaaataattgataaaggtgttgataaaaatattctggATTCGGATAACAAAACTCCCCTTGATCTAGCAAAACAACATAAACGCAAACATATCTGGAAGATTCTTGTTTCTATAGATGCTAATACGAACTCAGAAGATTGTTGTTATTCTGATTCCACCTTCGATTCTGACTGCGATTTTGACTTTGATTCTGATCTCGATTCTAATCATTCCTTCGATTATGTGTCGTCACAATGTGATTCTTTTGCTGGCGATGTTGGTTCTGATTCCGACATTGTTGAACAAACGTGCAGCACGGAAACAGATACATTACGCAGAAATTTTCGAGAGTATCCTAGAAAAAATATACGTTACCCTAGGagta gtacgtaa